A genomic segment from Stenotrophomonas maltophilia encodes:
- a CDS encoding c-type cytochrome, giving the protein MRTSIKLALALAATVAAAYGIARSTPYWFAPRQTAQVDIRDPALIAQGQYLSRAADCAACHTAPGGKPFAGGLGMQTPMGTIYSTNITPDPDTGIGAYDYADFERAVRRGFRHDGQPLYPAMPYASYVIASDAEIKALYAYFMGSVQPVKQDNADSTIPWPANMRWPLAWWQLLFARPRSFSPDPSLDAGQQRGAELVEGLAHCGACHTPRGLAFQEKAMADDGSRQFLSGSVLEGWYAKNLRNESTGLASWSEGEIVDFLRTGRTDRSAAFGGMADVVEHSTQYLSDADLLAMARYLKQLPAREGRSAQWSPGTDTTTTALRSGDYRVAGSLAYAEHCQACHRADGRGMPRVYPALAGNSIVFADDPSSLVQVTLIGGRTPHTPHDRMAFTMPGFEQLPNAQLAQILTFIRSSWGNQASAVSEVDVARMRRVVRDKPVHYVPQEAAQ; this is encoded by the coding sequence ATGCGCACCTCGATCAAGCTTGCCCTCGCTCTGGCCGCCACGGTGGCCGCCGCCTATGGCATCGCCCGTAGCACGCCCTACTGGTTCGCACCGCGGCAGACCGCGCAGGTCGACATCCGCGACCCGGCGCTGATCGCGCAGGGGCAATACCTGTCGCGCGCCGCCGACTGCGCGGCCTGCCACACCGCGCCGGGCGGCAAGCCGTTCGCCGGTGGCCTCGGCATGCAGACGCCGATGGGCACGATCTATTCGACCAACATCACCCCCGATCCGGACACCGGCATCGGTGCCTACGACTACGCCGACTTCGAGCGTGCGGTGCGCCGCGGCTTCCGTCACGATGGCCAGCCGTTGTATCCGGCAATGCCATACGCCTCGTACGTGATCGCCTCCGATGCCGAAATCAAGGCGCTGTACGCCTATTTCATGGGCTCGGTGCAGCCGGTGAAACAGGACAACGCCGACAGTACGATTCCGTGGCCAGCCAACATGCGCTGGCCCCTGGCGTGGTGGCAGCTGCTGTTCGCACGCCCGCGCAGCTTCAGCCCAGATCCATCGCTGGATGCCGGCCAGCAGCGCGGTGCCGAACTGGTTGAAGGCCTGGCCCATTGCGGCGCCTGCCACACGCCACGGGGCCTGGCATTCCAGGAAAAGGCGATGGCCGATGATGGCAGCCGCCAGTTCCTGTCCGGCTCGGTGCTGGAAGGCTGGTACGCGAAGAACCTGCGCAACGAGTCGACCGGCCTGGCCAGCTGGAGCGAGGGCGAGATCGTCGACTTCCTGCGCACCGGCCGCACCGATCGCTCGGCCGCCTTCGGTGGTATGGCCGACGTAGTCGAGCACAGCACGCAGTACCTGTCCGACGCCGACCTGCTGGCGATGGCGCGCTACCTGAAGCAGCTGCCGGCGCGTGAGGGCCGCAGTGCGCAGTGGTCGCCCGGTACCGACACCACCACCACCGCACTGCGCAGTGGCGACTATCGCGTTGCCGGTTCGCTGGCCTATGCCGAACACTGCCAGGCCTGCCACCGCGCCGACGGGCGCGGCATGCCCCGGGTGTACCCGGCGCTGGCCGGCAACTCGATCGTGTTCGCCGATGATCCCAGCTCGCTGGTGCAGGTGACCCTGATCGGTGGCCGCACGCCGCATACCCCGCATGACCGCATGGCCTTCACCATGCCCGGCTTCGAACAGCTGCCGAACGCGCAGCTGGCACAGATCCTGACCTTCATCCGCAGCAGCTGGGGCAACCAGGCCAGCGCGGTGAGCGAAGTCGACGTGGCGCGCATGCGCCGGGTGGTGCGCGACAAGCCCGTGCACTACGTTCCGCAGGAGGCCGCACAATGA
- a CDS encoding alpha/beta hydrolase, whose product MKRLLLLLLACAGLWLAACSSSINASSTSLADRLIAPGGVSTLLDRPRIAAAIAELPNRHGFAPGRDGVPIFWRVFDPGDYGARYHYLPQRHENGLPLDTGLSLAVPQPFRAQAPRGTVVLLHGWMMNGDSMLPWSLQLAESGYRVVTLDLRNHGQSGAGPSGYGTYESDDVVDVIGELRARGEVTGPLYLFGVSYGAATAVFTADKLGDQVAGVVAMESFANAGVAIRTMIPHLMGLQPEGLKAQAVASYARWRYGGQDINQVIAAASRRIDVDLDRVDVARALADTRACVLLLHGQGDQHIPVSQGRELAQANPRAHYIEMRGEDHITLPLRLDLLAGVVDDWMARDEHHPQSACPAPQLPAQAEWLTRS is encoded by the coding sequence ATGAAGCGCCTGCTGCTGCTGTTGCTGGCGTGCGCCGGCCTGTGGCTGGCTGCATGCTCATCCTCGATCAATGCCTCATCCACCTCGCTCGCCGATCGGCTGATCGCGCCAGGTGGTGTGTCGACCCTGCTCGATCGTCCGCGCATTGCCGCGGCCATCGCCGAGCTGCCCAACCGCCACGGTTTTGCGCCGGGCCGGGATGGCGTGCCGATCTTCTGGCGCGTGTTCGATCCAGGTGATTACGGCGCGCGTTACCACTACCTGCCGCAGCGCCACGAGAACGGCCTGCCGCTGGATACCGGGTTGAGCCTGGCCGTGCCGCAGCCCTTCCGTGCGCAGGCTCCGCGCGGCACCGTGGTGCTGCTGCACGGCTGGATGATGAACGGCGATTCGATGCTGCCGTGGTCGCTGCAGCTGGCCGAATCCGGCTACCGCGTGGTCACGCTCGACCTGCGCAACCATGGCCAGTCCGGCGCCGGTCCGTCCGGCTATGGCACCTATGAATCGGATGACGTGGTCGATGTGATCGGCGAGCTGCGCGCGCGCGGCGAAGTGACCGGGCCGTTGTACCTGTTTGGTGTGTCCTATGGTGCGGCCACGGCTGTGTTCACCGCCGACAAGCTCGGCGACCAGGTCGCCGGTGTGGTGGCGATGGAATCGTTCGCCAATGCCGGTGTGGCGATCCGCACGATGATCCCGCACCTGATGGGGCTGCAGCCGGAAGGCCTGAAGGCACAGGCGGTGGCCTCGTACGCGCGCTGGCGCTACGGTGGCCAGGACATCAACCAGGTGATCGCTGCCGCCAGCCGCCGTATCGACGTCGATCTGGACCGCGTCGATGTCGCGCGTGCGCTGGCCGATACCCGCGCCTGCGTGCTGTTGCTGCACGGGCAGGGCGACCAGCACATTCCGGTCAGCCAGGGCCGCGAGCTCGCGCAGGCCAACCCGCGCGCGCACTACATCGAAATGCGGGGCGAAGACCACATCACCCTGCCGCTGCGGCTGGACCTGCTGGCCGGAGTGGTCGACGACTGGATGGCACGCGACGAGCACCATCCGCAAAGCGCCTGCCCGGCACCGCAACTGCCGGCCCAGGCCGAGTGGCTGACGCGCAGCTGA
- a CDS encoding MFS transporter produces the protein MTPSSPRAQQHATRAAFFIPGFATAAWAPMVPYAKAKAGLSDGSLGAVLLCLGLGSLLAMPLAGALTGRLGCRRVMVITCAMMLCALPLLVLAPSPVALGAALFVFGAGVGALDCAMNMQAVAVERDAGRAMMSGFHAFYSIGGFVGAGCMTGLLILGTPLWLAALVSVAALLLVAVLSAPHWRPQRILHEGPLLALPHGVVLFIGVLAFVVFLAEGSMLDWSAVFLAEVRQVPRDQAGAGFALFTLAMTAMRLFGDGIVERLGRTRTLVIGGITAAAGFTLATLVPSFPVALAGYVLVGLGCANIVPALFSMAGQQRVMPESIAITAVTTLGYAGILAGPAAIGALAHATSLGFAFVCVAALLLGVAASARSLARRVA, from the coding sequence ATGACGCCTTCATCCCCACGTGCCCAGCAGCACGCCACCCGTGCCGCCTTCTTCATTCCCGGATTCGCCACCGCCGCGTGGGCGCCGATGGTGCCCTACGCCAAGGCCAAGGCTGGGCTGTCCGACGGCAGTCTCGGCGCCGTGCTGCTGTGTCTTGGGCTGGGTTCGTTGCTGGCGATGCCACTGGCAGGTGCGCTGACCGGGCGGCTGGGCTGCCGCCGGGTGATGGTGATCACCTGCGCGATGATGCTGTGCGCCCTGCCCTTGCTGGTGCTGGCGCCCTCGCCGGTGGCGCTGGGCGCGGCACTGTTCGTGTTCGGCGCCGGCGTCGGTGCACTGGATTGTGCGATGAACATGCAGGCGGTGGCGGTCGAGCGCGATGCCGGGCGCGCGATGATGTCCGGCTTCCACGCCTTCTACAGCATCGGTGGCTTCGTCGGCGCCGGCTGCATGACCGGGCTGCTGATCCTCGGCACGCCGCTGTGGCTGGCCGCACTGGTTTCGGTGGCCGCTCTGCTGCTGGTGGCCGTGCTGTCGGCGCCGCACTGGCGTCCGCAACGGATCCTGCACGAAGGGCCTCTGCTGGCGCTGCCGCATGGCGTGGTGCTGTTCATCGGCGTGCTGGCCTTCGTGGTGTTCCTTGCCGAGGGCTCGATGCTGGACTGGAGTGCGGTGTTCCTGGCTGAAGTGCGGCAGGTACCGCGCGACCAGGCCGGGGCCGGCTTCGCGTTGTTCACGCTGGCGATGACCGCGATGCGCCTGTTTGGCGACGGTATCGTCGAGCGCCTCGGACGCACCCGCACCCTGGTCATCGGCGGCATCACCGCCGCAGCAGGCTTCACCTTGGCCACGCTGGTGCCCTCGTTCCCGGTGGCGCTGGCCGGCTACGTGCTGGTCGGGCTGGGCTGCGCCAACATCGTGCCGGCACTGTTCTCGATGGCGGGTCAGCAGCGGGTGATGCCAGAGAGCATCGCCATCACCGCGGTCACCACGCTGGGCTATGCCGGCATCCTCGCCGGTCCGGCGGCGATCGGCGCACTGGCACATGCCACCAGCCTCGGTTTCGCCTTCGTGTGCGTGGCCGCGCTGCTGCTCGGCGTCGCGGCGTCTGCGCGCTCATTGGCACGACGCGTGGCCTGA
- a CDS encoding alpha/beta hydrolase, producing the protein MSTTPTILLVHGFWGGAAHWAKVILELHRNGHDRVQAVELPLTSLADDAGRTQKMIRQIDGPVVLVGHSYGGAVISQAGNEDNVKALVYIAAFAPDAGESPGGITQQHLPEAAPNLAPDSDGYLWLRADKFHESFCQDLSADEGRVMAVTQKAPLASTFGDAVSDPAWKHRPSWYQLSRHDRMIAPENQKAMAARMQPKRLLELDASHASLASQPKEVTALILEACVAIGG; encoded by the coding sequence ATGAGCACGACACCCACCATCCTCCTCGTCCATGGATTCTGGGGCGGGGCCGCACATTGGGCCAAGGTGATCCTGGAACTGCATCGCAATGGCCATGACCGTGTGCAGGCGGTGGAGTTGCCGCTCACGTCGTTGGCCGATGATGCAGGACGCACGCAGAAGATGATCCGGCAGATCGATGGACCGGTGGTGCTGGTTGGCCACTCCTATGGTGGCGCGGTGATCAGCCAGGCCGGCAACGAGGACAACGTGAAGGCCCTGGTCTACATCGCTGCCTTCGCGCCTGATGCAGGCGAGAGCCCTGGTGGCATCACCCAGCAGCACCTGCCGGAGGCGGCGCCGAACCTCGCACCGGACAGCGATGGCTACCTGTGGCTGCGTGCGGACAAGTTCCATGAGAGCTTCTGCCAGGACCTGAGCGCCGACGAAGGCCGGGTGATGGCAGTGACCCAGAAGGCGCCGCTGGCCAGCACCTTTGGTGACGCGGTCAGCGACCCGGCGTGGAAGCACAGGCCGAGCTGGTACCAGCTGTCCCGCCACGACCGCATGATCGCGCCGGAGAACCAGAAGGCCATGGCCGCAAGGATGCAGCCCAAGCGACTGCTGGAGCTGGATGCCAGCCATGCCTCGCTGGCCTCGCAGCCGAAGGAAGTGACCGCGCTGATCCTGGAGGCCTGCGTCGCCATCGGCGGCTGA
- a CDS encoding TonB-dependent siderophore receptor, translated as MLSVPDARISSPLPRRRALPQALAQGLLITALASSGIAAAQSTTEPDKAPRTPASQTLQTVQVTANLLGTITEGSGAYTPGTIATATRLVLTPRQTPQTISVITRAQMDDFGLHGIDDVMRVTPGISIVTYDSERTEYYARGFAVQNFQYDGIPMSRDSAYSAGNTLSDTAIYDRIEVLKGATGLLTGMGDPGATINLVRKKPGKDFAGSATLGVGRWDDYRAEIDVGGPLTADGRVRGRAVGAWQDKHSNLDHYQRTSKVGYAVLEADLGERTLLTVGGDAMDSDPKGSTWGGIPLLDSAGNFNDMPRSFNNGTRWSGWRQYVRTGFATLEHTFDNDWVAKLQLNHQVNGYDAALAGAAGGNPDPVTGEGVSLWLGKYVGKTVSNAADFYVSGHFGLFGREHELVVGGSASRKRWTNTGYSPQPGYPTEVPDYRAWQGDIPEPEWQRSYSNNEVTRENGLYVVGRFDVADPLKLIVGSRLASYRSPDTRETGVYVPYAGVVYDLGEHYSVYASYSTIFKPQGQRDEQGKALDPLEGRSYEVGLKAEFFDGRLNASAALFQLDQDNFAQPTGGKTPDGQDAYRALMGVRTKGYELEMSGQLAEGWQVQGGFSHKIARQAGGKVTTLEPENQFSLHTSYRLRGDWKGLTLGGGARWQDSTFGEITNPATQGKVVHRTQPYWLLDAMARYEFNDRLSATLNVNNLLDKRYYTIFSWYSTYTWGEPRNVRLAMTYRF; from the coding sequence GTGCTGTCTGTGCCTGATGCCCGTATTTCGTCCCCATTGCCGCGTCGCCGTGCGTTGCCGCAGGCGCTTGCCCAGGGCCTGCTGATCACCGCACTGGCCAGCAGCGGCATCGCAGCCGCGCAGTCCACCACCGAACCGGACAAGGCCCCCCGCACGCCGGCATCGCAGACGCTGCAGACCGTCCAGGTCACCGCCAACCTGCTCGGCACCATCACCGAGGGCAGCGGCGCGTACACGCCCGGCACCATCGCCACCGCCACCCGCCTGGTGCTGACGCCGCGACAGACGCCACAGACCATCAGTGTCATTACCCGCGCACAGATGGATGACTTCGGCCTGCATGGCATCGACGACGTCATGCGGGTGACCCCGGGTATCAGCATCGTCACCTACGACAGCGAGCGCACCGAGTACTACGCGCGCGGCTTCGCCGTGCAGAACTTCCAGTACGACGGTATCCCGATGTCGCGTGACTCGGCCTACTCGGCGGGCAACACGCTCAGCGATACCGCGATCTATGACCGCATCGAAGTGCTCAAGGGAGCCACCGGCCTGCTGACCGGCATGGGTGATCCGGGTGCGACCATCAACCTGGTGCGCAAGAAGCCGGGCAAGGACTTCGCCGGCAGTGCGACGCTGGGTGTCGGCCGCTGGGACGACTATCGTGCCGAGATCGATGTGGGTGGCCCATTGACCGCCGATGGGCGTGTGCGCGGCCGCGCGGTCGGTGCGTGGCAGGACAAGCATTCCAACCTCGACCACTACCAGCGCACCAGCAAGGTCGGTTACGCCGTGTTGGAGGCCGATCTGGGCGAGCGCACCCTGCTGACCGTGGGGGGCGATGCGATGGACAGCGATCCGAAGGGCTCGACCTGGGGTGGCATTCCGCTGCTGGACAGTGCAGGCAATTTCAATGACATGCCGCGCTCGTTCAACAACGGCACCCGTTGGAGTGGCTGGCGCCAGTATGTGCGTACCGGCTTTGCCACGCTGGAGCACACCTTCGACAACGATTGGGTCGCCAAGCTGCAGCTCAACCACCAGGTCAACGGCTATGACGCCGCGCTGGCCGGGGCGGCGGGTGGAAATCCTGATCCGGTCACTGGCGAAGGCGTGTCGCTGTGGCTGGGCAAGTATGTCGGCAAGACCGTCAGCAATGCCGCCGACTTCTATGTGAGCGGGCATTTCGGCCTGTTCGGCCGCGAGCATGAGCTGGTGGTGGGCGGCAGTGCTTCGCGCAAGCGCTGGACCAATACCGGTTACTCGCCGCAGCCTGGCTACCCGACGGAAGTACCCGACTACCGCGCATGGCAGGGCGACATTCCCGAGCCGGAGTGGCAGCGCAGCTACAGCAACAACGAAGTGACGCGTGAGAACGGCCTGTACGTGGTCGGCCGTTTCGACGTGGCCGATCCGTTGAAGTTGATCGTCGGCAGCCGACTGGCCAGCTACCGCTCGCCGGACACGCGCGAGACCGGCGTCTATGTGCCGTATGCCGGTGTGGTCTACGACCTGGGTGAGCACTACTCGGTATACGCCAGCTACAGCACCATCTTCAAACCGCAGGGGCAGCGCGACGAGCAGGGCAAGGCGCTGGATCCGCTGGAAGGCCGCAGCTACGAGGTGGGCCTGAAGGCTGAGTTCTTCGATGGTCGCCTCAATGCAAGTGCGGCGTTGTTCCAGCTTGACCAAGACAACTTTGCCCAGCCCACCGGTGGCAAGACACCGGATGGTCAGGATGCCTATCGCGCCCTGATGGGGGTGCGTACCAAGGGTTACGAGCTGGAAATGTCTGGCCAGCTGGCCGAGGGCTGGCAGGTGCAGGGTGGGTTCTCGCACAAGATCGCGCGCCAGGCCGGTGGCAAGGTGACCACGCTGGAGCCGGAAAACCAGTTCAGCCTGCACACCAGCTACCGCCTGCGCGGCGACTGGAAGGGGCTGACGCTGGGCGGTGGCGCGCGCTGGCAGGATTCCACCTTCGGCGAGATCACCAACCCGGCCACGCAGGGCAAGGTGGTGCATCGCACCCAGCCTTATTGGCTGCTCGATGCGATGGCGCGCTATGAATTCAACGATCGCCTGTCGGCCACGCTCAACGTCAACAACCTGCTGGACAAGCGCTACTACACGATCTTCAGCTGGTACAGCACCTACACCTGGGGTGAGCCGCGCAATGTGCGGCTGGCGATGACGTACAGGTTCTGA
- a CDS encoding pirin family protein — protein MLQIRKSATRGLAEHGWLSSRHTFSFANYYDPRYVSFGPLRVINEDKVIGGQGFGTHSHSNMEIISYVLGGALEHKDSMGTGSVLRYGDVQRMSAGSGVSHSEFNHSSDETVHFLQIWIFPDSENITPSYEETHFAPETKRGQLRLIASPDGADGSLRIHQDARIFATILDGGQKLHHALGNGRGAYVQVARGQLQVNGITLEAGDALQVSDEAQLTLENGNDAEVLVFDLPL, from the coding sequence ATGCTGCAGATCCGCAAGAGCGCTACCCGTGGCCTGGCCGAGCATGGCTGGCTGTCCTCGCGCCATACCTTCTCCTTCGCCAACTACTACGACCCCCGCTACGTCAGCTTCGGCCCGCTGCGGGTGATCAACGAAGACAAGGTGATCGGCGGCCAGGGCTTCGGCACCCACAGCCACAGCAACATGGAAATCATCTCCTACGTGCTGGGTGGTGCGCTGGAGCACAAGGACTCGATGGGCACCGGTTCGGTGCTGCGCTACGGCGACGTGCAGCGCATGAGCGCCGGCAGCGGCGTCAGCCACAGCGAGTTCAACCACTCGTCCGACGAGACCGTCCACTTCCTGCAGATCTGGATCTTCCCCGACAGCGAGAACATCACGCCGTCCTACGAGGAAACCCACTTCGCACCGGAGACCAAGCGCGGCCAGCTGCGCCTGATCGCCTCGCCGGACGGTGCCGACGGTTCGCTGCGCATCCATCAGGATGCCCGCATCTTCGCCACCATCCTCGATGGCGGTCAGAAGCTGCATCACGCGCTCGGCAACGGCCGTGGCGCCTATGTGCAGGTGGCCCGTGGGCAGCTGCAGGTCAACGGCATCACCCTGGAAGCCGGTGATGCGCTGCAGGTCAGCGACGAAGCGCAGCTGACCCTGGAAAACGGCAACGACGCCGAAGTGCTGGTGTTCGACCTGCCGCTGTAA
- a CDS encoding LysR family transcriptional regulator has translation MLKLSLDALQILDAIDRRGSFAGAGKALHKVPSTISYTVAKLEEDLGVQLFDRVGPRAEPTEAGRALLDEGRHLLRAARELELRVRRVASGWETELTLAVDSVFPTWLLGPDIAAFREAEAPTRLRLIGEALSGTWEALLDRRADLLVGAPGEGPSGGGYVVEPLGTVEFVFAVAPEHPLANVPGVLGREQLVEHCAIAVSDSARRLLPRTVGLLMGQEMLTVPDMASKLKLQCEGVGFGFLPEPCARAAVARGQLVIREVEEHKPEETFWLAWRTGEDGAALRWWRERLRRPELLSQWWQAMARG, from the coding sequence ATGCTCAAGCTCAGCCTCGATGCCCTGCAGATCCTGGATGCCATCGACCGCCGCGGCTCCTTTGCCGGCGCCGGCAAGGCCCTGCACAAGGTGCCCTCGACCATCTCCTACACCGTGGCCAAGCTGGAGGAGGACCTGGGCGTTCAGCTGTTCGACCGGGTCGGCCCGCGTGCCGAGCCGACCGAGGCCGGGCGCGCCCTGCTGGATGAGGGCCGGCATCTGCTGCGCGCGGCCCGCGAGCTGGAGCTGCGGGTGCGCCGGGTGGCATCGGGCTGGGAGACCGAACTGACCCTGGCGGTGGATTCAGTGTTCCCGACCTGGTTGCTTGGGCCGGATATCGCAGCGTTTCGTGAGGCGGAGGCGCCGACCCGGTTGCGGTTGATCGGCGAGGCATTGTCCGGCACCTGGGAGGCCCTGCTGGACCGCCGTGCCGACCTGCTGGTGGGTGCTCCGGGCGAGGGCCCCAGTGGCGGTGGTTATGTGGTCGAGCCGCTGGGCACGGTGGAGTTCGTGTTCGCGGTCGCACCCGAACATCCGTTGGCCAACGTGCCGGGCGTGCTGGGTCGCGAGCAGCTGGTCGAGCATTGCGCGATTGCCGTTTCCGATTCGGCGCGCAGGCTGCTACCGCGCACGGTGGGGTTGTTGATGGGGCAGGAGATGCTGACGGTGCCCGACATGGCCAGCAAATTGAAGCTGCAGTGCGAAGGCGTGGGATTCGGCTTCCTGCCCGAGCCGTGCGCGCGCGCTGCAGTGGCGCGTGGCCAGCTGGTGATCCGCGAGGTGGAGGAACACAAGCCGGAGGAAACCTTCTGGCTGGCCTGGCGCACCGGTGAGGATGGCGCGGCATTGCGCTGGTGGCGCGAGCGCCTGCGGAGGCCGGAGCTGCTGTCGCAATGGTGGCAGGCAATGGCCAGGGGGTAG
- a CDS encoding alpha/beta hydrolase family protein has product MSLTPTLHAVQCNDGHRYEVIACVPSQPIARLLWLPALGVAARHYLPLALALAAKGVAVYVHEWRGNGSSSLRPSRTQDWGYREVLEQDLPTSQTVLAAADDDAGALPWIIGGHSLGGQLACVHAGRNPHYFNRLWLAASGSPFWRGFPPPRGWLLPLVYRFLPWIAQRQGVLHGRRLGFGGTEARGLIADWARVGLNNHYAAAGMDEDLDAQMARVHGSAQAVLMEHDWLAPTGSMQTLLAKLPNVDAQLRVLSAQELGTRADHFAWLKAPEAVADSFFIQLDENFHKTVDGTRRHPHNSAPVAGRP; this is encoded by the coding sequence ATGAGCCTGACGCCGACCCTCCATGCGGTGCAGTGCAACGACGGCCATCGCTACGAGGTGATTGCCTGCGTGCCCTCACAGCCCATCGCGCGCCTGCTGTGGCTGCCGGCACTGGGCGTGGCCGCGCGCCACTACCTGCCGCTGGCATTGGCGCTGGCGGCGAAGGGCGTGGCGGTCTACGTGCACGAGTGGCGCGGCAACGGCAGCAGCTCACTGCGCCCATCGCGCACGCAGGACTGGGGCTATCGCGAGGTACTCGAACAGGATCTGCCAACCAGCCAAACGGTATTGGCCGCAGCGGATGACGACGCCGGCGCCCTGCCCTGGATCATCGGTGGACACAGCCTCGGTGGGCAGCTGGCCTGCGTGCATGCCGGCCGCAACCCGCACTACTTCAACCGGCTGTGGCTGGCCGCCAGTGGCTCACCGTTCTGGCGCGGGTTCCCGCCACCGCGTGGCTGGCTGCTGCCACTGGTCTACCGCTTCCTGCCGTGGATCGCGCAGCGCCAGGGCGTGCTGCATGGCCGTCGCCTCGGCTTTGGTGGCACCGAAGCGCGCGGACTGATTGCCGACTGGGCACGCGTGGGCCTGAACAACCACTACGCCGCAGCTGGCATGGACGAAGACCTCGATGCGCAGATGGCGCGCGTGCATGGCAGCGCACAGGCCGTGCTGATGGAGCATGATTGGTTGGCACCGACCGGATCGATGCAGACGCTGCTGGCGAAGCTGCCGAATGTGGACGCGCAGCTGCGCGTGCTGTCCGCGCAGGAACTGGGCACGCGCGCCGACCATTTCGCGTGGCTGAAGGCGCCGGAGGCCGTAGCTGACAGCTTTTTCATTCAGTTGGATGAAAATTTTCACAAAACTGTTGACGGTACGCGCCGACATCCGCATAATTCCGCTCCTGTCGCAGGGCGCCCGTAG
- the thiD gene encoding bifunctional hydroxymethylpyrimidine kinase/phosphomethylpyrimidine kinase, producing MSPTTPVSALTIAGSDSGGGAGIQADLKAFAAHRVHGLSAIAALTAQNTRGVAAVHVPPIDFLRAQLDACFDDFDIHAVKLGMLANAEVINAVADALERHRPPHVVLDPVMVATSGARLLEDSALQAMRERLFPLATLITPNTPEAELLVGRKIGNGDDAERAASALLDLGAGAVLLKGGHLQEGSRVIDRYFDGVSSEEFIHARLPLDAHGTGCTLASAIAAQLCNGLSLANACEAGIDYVARGLQQGYAPGRSEVLVLDHFGAAPHA from the coding sequence ATGAGCCCGACCACTCCCGTATCCGCCCTCACCATCGCCGGCTCCGACTCCGGCGGTGGCGCAGGCATCCAGGCCGACCTGAAGGCCTTCGCCGCGCACCGCGTGCATGGCCTCTCGGCGATCGCTGCACTGACCGCGCAGAACACCCGTGGCGTCGCCGCCGTGCATGTGCCGCCGATCGATTTCCTGCGGGCACAACTGGATGCCTGCTTCGACGACTTCGACATCCACGCGGTGAAGCTCGGCATGCTGGCCAACGCCGAGGTGATCAATGCCGTCGCCGATGCATTGGAGCGCCATCGCCCGCCGCACGTGGTACTGGATCCGGTGATGGTCGCCACCAGTGGCGCCCGCCTGCTGGAAGACAGCGCCCTGCAGGCAATGCGTGAGCGGCTGTTCCCGCTGGCCACGCTGATCACCCCGAACACGCCGGAAGCGGAGCTGCTGGTCGGACGGAAGATCGGCAACGGCGATGACGCCGAACGGGCGGCCTCCGCCCTGCTCGACCTGGGTGCCGGTGCGGTGCTGCTGAAAGGCGGCCACCTGCAGGAAGGCAGCCGCGTGATCGACCGTTACTTCGACGGCGTCAGCAGCGAAGAATTCATCCACGCCCGGCTGCCACTGGATGCACACGGCACCGGCTGCACACTGGCCTCGGCCATCGCCGCGCAGCTGTGCAATGGCCTGAGCCTGGCCAACGCCTGCGAAGCCGGCATCGACTACGTTGCACGCGGCCTGCAGCAGGGCTATGCCCCCGGCCGCAGCGAGGTGCTGGTGCTCGATCACTTCGGCGCGGCACCACACGCATGA
- a CDS encoding YoaK family protein, whose translation MGIRLPTWVWIGAVALSCVAGMVNVVGFLGFEHQAVSHMTGSTSQLGMALAQGDWRAVGHLWGLLIAFSLGAMLSGLLIQDSTLQLGRRYGVALALESALLLVAIPLFEQHQIWGALAAAMACGLQNAMATTFSGAVVRTTHLSGMFTDLGIGLGHLLRGLPLQVRRLTLSGLIISGFLAGGMIGAWLFMRWQYDALLAPALLTGLTGLGYVLYQQWARWRH comes from the coding sequence ATGGGAATTCGCCTGCCCACCTGGGTCTGGATCGGCGCGGTCGCGCTCTCGTGCGTGGCCGGCATGGTCAACGTGGTTGGCTTCCTTGGTTTCGAGCACCAGGCGGTCAGCCATATGACCGGCAGCACCAGCCAGCTCGGCATGGCGCTGGCCCAAGGTGACTGGCGCGCGGTCGGCCACTTGTGGGGACTGCTGATCGCGTTCTCGCTGGGCGCGATGCTCAGCGGCCTGCTGATCCAGGACAGCACCCTGCAGCTGGGCCGCCGCTACGGCGTAGCGCTGGCATTGGAATCGGCACTGCTGCTGGTGGCCATTCCGTTGTTCGAACAACACCAGATCTGGGGCGCACTGGCCGCCGCCATGGCCTGCGGCCTGCAGAATGCAATGGCCACCACCTTCAGCGGCGCGGTGGTGCGCACCACCCACCTCAGCGGCATGTTCACCGATCTCGGCATCGGCCTGGGCCACCTGCTGCGCGGACTGCCGCTGCAGGTGCGACGGCTGACCCTCAGCGGCCTGATCATCAGTGGCTTCCTCGCCGGCGGCATGATCGGCGCCTGGCTGTTCATGCGCTGGCAGTACGACGCCCTGCTCGCCCCGGCCCTGCTGACCGGCCTGACCGGGCTGGGCTATGTGCTGTACCAGCAGTGGGCGCGTTGGCGGCATTGA